One Eubacteriales bacterium mix99 genomic window carries:
- the glpK gene encoding glycerol kinase GlpK: MKKYILALDEGTTSCRAILFNREGAEVGSAAREFRQIYPRPGWVEHDAEEIWQCQLGRIRTVWKDCHVSAEEIAAIGITNQRETVVVWDRSTGKPVGNAVVWQCRRTASICEDLKQKGLGEAIQQKTGLVIDAYFSGTKIKWILDQNPGLRERARRGEILAGTMDTWLIWNLTGGKSHVTDVTNASRTMLCNIRDLCWDEELLKLLDIPRAMLPEIRTSSGYLGTTDPALFGAEIPITGAAGDQQSALFGQACFETGASKSTYGTGCFLLMNIGEKQILSSHNLLTTIAWGIGGKTEYALEGSVFVAGAAVQWLRDEMGLIRTAAESEKLAMSVPDTQGVYMIPAFVGLGAPYWDMYARGALFGITRGVNRNHIVRAVLESIAYQVRDILSVMEEDSGIHPAALKVDGGASANNFLMQFQSDILNVPVIRPANVETTAQGAAFLAGLEAGFWKDKKEIQTIWQAEREFVPQMEDAERTEKYMAWKRAVNSCRSF, encoded by the coding sequence ATGAAAAAATACATACTGGCACTGGACGAGGGGACAACCAGCTGCCGTGCCATTTTGTTCAACCGGGAGGGAGCGGAAGTCGGTTCCGCTGCCAGGGAATTTCGCCAGATTTATCCCAGGCCTGGGTGGGTGGAGCACGATGCGGAGGAGATCTGGCAATGCCAGCTGGGCAGGATCCGTACGGTATGGAAGGACTGCCATGTATCGGCGGAGGAGATTGCCGCCATCGGCATTACGAACCAGCGGGAGACCGTGGTGGTATGGGACCGCAGTACGGGAAAACCGGTGGGGAATGCGGTGGTGTGGCAATGCCGCCGGACCGCTTCCATTTGTGAGGATCTGAAGCAAAAAGGGCTGGGAGAAGCGATTCAGCAGAAAACCGGTCTGGTGATTGACGCTTATTTTTCCGGCACCAAGATCAAATGGATCCTGGATCAGAATCCCGGTCTGCGGGAACGGGCAAGGCGGGGAGAAATCCTGGCCGGGACCATGGATACCTGGCTGATCTGGAATCTGACCGGGGGGAAAAGTCATGTCACGGATGTCACCAATGCTTCCCGGACCATGCTTTGCAATATACGGGATCTGTGCTGGGATGAAGAGCTCCTGAAGCTGCTGGACATCCCGCGTGCCATGCTGCCGGAGATCCGGACGTCCAGCGGATATCTGGGAACGACGGATCCGGCGCTGTTTGGCGCGGAGATTCCCATAACCGGAGCGGCAGGGGATCAGCAGTCCGCCCTGTTCGGTCAGGCCTGTTTTGAAACCGGGGCATCAAAAAGCACCTATGGGACCGGCTGCTTTCTGTTGATGAATATCGGGGAGAAGCAGATTCTGTCGTCCCATAATCTGCTTACCACCATTGCATGGGGGATCGGCGGGAAAACCGAGTATGCCCTGGAGGGAAGCGTTTTTGTTGCCGGCGCAGCGGTCCAGTGGCTCAGGGATGAAATGGGACTGATCCGGACAGCTGCGGAAAGTGAGAAACTGGCCATGTCTGTACCGGATACGCAGGGTGTTTATATGATACCGGCCTTTGTCGGACTGGGGGCTCCCTACTGGGATATGTATGCACGGGGTGCCCTGTTCGGCATAACGCGTGGGGTGAACCGGAACCATATTGTGCGCGCCGTGTTGGAATCCATTGCCTATCAGGTACGGGATATCCTGTCCGTCATGGAGGAGGACTCCGGGATTCATCCGGCTGCTCTGAAGGTGGACGGGGGAGCATCGGCAAATAACTTCCTGATGCAGTTTCAGTCGGATATCCTGAACGTTCCCGTGATCCGTCCGGCCAATGTGGAGACCACCGCTCAGGGAGCGGCATTTCTGGCCGGGCTGGAAGCAGGGTTCTGGAAGGATAAAAAGGAGATCCAAACGATATGGCAGGCGGAAAGGGAATTTGTTCCGCAGATGGAGGACGCCGAGAGAACAGAAAAATATATGGCATGGAAAAGGGCCGTCAACAGCTGCCGGAGCTTTTGA
- a CDS encoding SurA N-terminal domain-containing protein, translated as MKNKKRFGFILALALLVSALFIFIAIAFKDDPFTVLGKFYKGNIERKAEVDDSKVLATVGGKRITQKLVDDYKMSYEIFGDKKSEEEIIKKIATDILLTKEAQEHNITVSDDEVSKVIEDQMKLLKKTTTYKEFQNYLSGADITEEEYIKIVTPIYKKLIIQGTYKNKILKPDFKEKNNDISEAEFHNAFEDYYQKYKEKLFDNAEIKYLN; from the coding sequence ATGAAAAACAAAAAAAGATTTGGATTCATTTTGGCATTAGCTCTTTTAGTTTCAGCACTTTTCATATTCATCGCAATTGCTTTTAAAGATGATCCATTTACAGTGCTTGGGAAGTTTTACAAGGGTAACATCGAAAGAAAGGCAGAAGTTGATGATAGCAAAGTGTTAGCTACGGTTGGCGGCAAAAGGATAACTCAAAAGTTAGTAGATGACTATAAGATGTCTTATGAAATTTTTGGTGACAAAAAATCGGAGGAAGAAATAATAAAGAAGATTGCAACCGACATATTATTGACGAAGGAAGCACAAGAACACAATATCACTGTAAGTGACGATGAGGTAAGCAAGGTAATTGAGGATCAGATGAAACTTCTAAAAAAAACAACAACCTATAAAGAATTTCAGAATTATCTTTCGGGAGCTGATATTACGGAAGAGGAGTACATTAAAATAGTAACGCCAATTTACAAAAAGCTGATTATACAGGGTACCTATAAAAACAAAATATTAAAGCCGGATTTTAAAGAAAAAAACAACGATATTTCGGAAGCGGAGTTTCATAACGCCTTTGAAGATTACTACCAGAAATATAAAGAAAAATTGTTTGATAATGCAGAAATAAAATATCTTAATTAA
- a CDS encoding ATP-binding cassette domain-containing protein: MIHVNKEIKRRPILNDINLSLDSSRIYGFLGRNGSGKTMLFRAICGLIKPTSGEIYVFDKKLGSDISFPESLGVIIENVGSISGAMHLFCRLYYCSNHIEPGSQPIYS; encoded by the coding sequence ATGATTCATGTAAATAAGGAAATAAAAAGAAGACCTATTTTGAATGACATTAATCTGTCTCTGGACAGCAGCAGGATATATGGATTTCTTGGGCGGAACGGTTCCGGCAAAACGATGCTTTTTCGGGCTATATGCGGACTGATTAAACCCACATCGGGAGAAATATATGTCTTTGATAAAAAGCTGGGATCGGACATTTCCTTTCCCGAAAGTCTTGGTGTGATTATAGAAAACGTCGGGAGTATTTCTGGAGCTATGCATTTATTCTGCAGACTGTATTATTGCAGTAACCATATTGAACCTGGTTCTCAGCCTATTTACTCATGA
- a CDS encoding efflux RND transporter periplasmic adaptor subunit — MLTGKRCIRSASVISLTLLLFILAGCVLFPKEEEVLAPPLMKPVEVSYSTVKAKREDIVKTIQGSASFVSTESKYVYFSARGGRLKAIYVKQGDKVKKGDLLAELYTDEVESQIKQQELLLRKAQITYEQMKESGADKYELEKAYIDSKIAELQLKELKKQKEQSRLISDAEGTVTYVDTNIGPGDNVDAFQNLVRIANPKDLYLAYSGTDLSSFPMGAKVDVTIGDKGYQGQVILTPANVPSDAEESLKEQIGISIKDLPKDVEMGDNAKIALILDESKDAIVLPRQAVRNYMGRKYVNILEDGLNNERDVETGIETATEVEVRKGVEEGEEIILR; from the coding sequence ATGTTGACTGGGAAGCGTTGTATTCGTTCCGCTTCGGTGATTTCCCTGACTTTGCTGCTCTTTATTTTGGCGGGATGTGTCTTGTTTCCAAAGGAGGAGGAGGTACTGGCTCCTCCGCTTATGAAGCCGGTGGAAGTATCCTACAGCACCGTAAAGGCAAAGCGGGAAGATATTGTAAAGACCATTCAGGGTTCTGCCAGCTTTGTATCCACGGAGAGCAAATATGTGTACTTTTCGGCTCGCGGAGGGAGACTGAAGGCAATCTATGTCAAACAGGGGGACAAGGTGAAGAAGGGCGATCTTCTGGCGGAGCTTTATACCGATGAGGTGGAAAGCCAGATCAAACAGCAGGAACTCCTCCTGCGCAAGGCACAGATCACGTATGAGCAAATGAAGGAAAGCGGTGCCGATAAATATGAACTGGAGAAAGCCTACATTGACAGCAAAATCGCCGAACTGCAGCTCAAAGAGCTCAAAAAGCAGAAGGAGCAGTCCCGGCTGATATCGGATGCGGAAGGAACTGTCACTTACGTGGATACGAATATCGGTCCCGGAGACAACGTGGATGCCTTTCAGAATCTGGTACGGATTGCAAATCCGAAGGATCTGTACCTGGCGTATTCGGGCACCGATCTGTCCAGTTTTCCCATGGGGGCAAAAGTGGACGTTACCATAGGCGATAAGGGGTACCAGGGGCAGGTAATCCTGACACCGGCCAATGTTCCTTCGGATGCGGAGGAAAGCCTGAAGGAGCAGATCGGCATTTCCATAAAGGATCTGCCGAAAGATGTGGAAATGGGGGACAATGCTAAAATCGCCCTGATACTGGATGAAAGCAAGGATGCCATTGTTCTGCCCAGGCAGGCGGTACGCAATTACATGGGCCGGAAGTATGTAAACATCCTGGAGGACGGTCTGAACAATGAACGGGATGTGGAGACCGGCATTGAAACTGCCACGGAGGTGGAGGTACGCAAGGGAGTGGAAGAAGGAGAGGAAATCATTCTTCGTTGA
- a CDS encoding FtsX-like permease family protein, giving the protein MIRMVLRKMWNNPWMMACLLIGSILAVAMVSSIPMYTDGVLQRMLTGELEDYQLDTGYYPGRYQVSGSFYSNYAQEDRAKAYRMLDRTITKERIPEIHLPVISSARTVTMDYFAALPEVKREEDPERRNVKIDGLQGLGKHAKILHGRLFSGEKQGDCYEVVVTEQAMKDLDLRLEETYVTTDLVKRVSRPLKFKVVGVFGMKDPQNPYWFQNLSAYKSSFLMDFDRMIQDFVREDSPLLSDAQWYFAFDYHAMTLDAMKGVLDAGKIHKAYFDEYRSLEWKFPVNSILEKYSIREAQLKRTLWMLQVPILLMLAFYLFMVSQLIIGNERKEIAVLKSRGGSGLQVFGSYFLESLILGLTALLLGPPLGMFLCNILGASNGFLEFVQRTALPIRLSPKAYLYSLWAVLLFMLTMLIPASFASRTNIVRYNQKKSRGSRQPFWKRFYLDIVLLGVSIYGLYTYHMRQNILHMTDVEASAVSVDPLLFVISTLFILGAGLVFLRIYPLLIRFVFWLGKKKWSPVFYASFIQVGRSGGQNQFLMLFLIMTLSIGIFNANAARTINTNYEERIRYENGADIVAEAYWPNNAPAEDLGPSMGEEPSADSAKEEPIEYQEPPFGPFENLKGIREATRVFVKDGVHVSGMDKEASRVQLMGILPDEFGRIAWFRSGLLPHHINEYLNLMAQDPRAVLLSSSFREKYEVKEGDSVFLTWGDQGMMECVVYAFVDYWPAFNPNQRDQQKEKPEFAVANYSYIRSGMALEPYQIWLDKVPDAKSEEVYNDIKKKEIEVVSLKDTDQAIIQMKKDPMVRGINGVLTLGFIVTMVICMTGFLIYWILSIQRRALNFGIFRAIGLSGRKVIGMLACEQFLISGLSIGMGIVIGLVSSGWFVPLLQIANNTAEQVPPFHVVASPMDFIRIFGVVFLMLAVCLLVLGVLVSRIRIAQVIKLGED; this is encoded by the coding sequence ATGATTCGTATGGTTTTGCGCAAGATGTGGAACAACCCCTGGATGATGGCCTGCCTTTTGATCGGTTCGATCCTCGCCGTGGCAATGGTCAGCAGCATTCCCATGTATACGGACGGGGTACTGCAGAGGATGCTCACCGGGGAGTTGGAGGATTATCAGCTGGATACCGGGTATTATCCGGGCAGGTATCAGGTCAGCGGAAGCTTTTATTCCAACTATGCCCAGGAAGACCGGGCAAAGGCCTACCGTATGCTGGACCGGACGATAACAAAAGAGCGGATACCGGAAATCCATCTGCCGGTCATCAGCAGCGCAAGGACGGTTACCATGGACTACTTTGCCGCACTGCCGGAGGTAAAGAGGGAGGAAGATCCGGAAAGACGGAATGTAAAAATAGACGGGTTACAGGGACTGGGGAAGCATGCAAAAATACTGCATGGACGGCTGTTTTCCGGAGAAAAGCAGGGAGACTGCTATGAGGTTGTTGTCACAGAGCAGGCAATGAAGGATCTGGACCTGCGTCTGGAGGAAACCTATGTGACCACTGATCTGGTGAAGAGGGTTTCCAGGCCCCTGAAATTCAAGGTGGTCGGGGTATTTGGCATGAAGGATCCGCAGAACCCCTATTGGTTTCAAAATCTGTCAGCTTACAAGTCCAGCTTTCTGATGGATTTTGACCGGATGATACAGGATTTTGTCCGGGAGGATTCCCCGCTTCTTTCCGATGCCCAGTGGTATTTTGCCTTCGATTACCATGCCATGACACTGGATGCCATGAAAGGGGTGCTGGATGCAGGCAAAATCCATAAGGCTTATTTTGACGAATACCGGAGTTTGGAATGGAAGTTTCCGGTCAATTCCATTCTGGAGAAATACAGCATCCGGGAAGCTCAGCTGAAGCGGACCCTGTGGATGCTGCAGGTACCGATTTTGCTGATGCTGGCCTTTTATTTGTTCATGGTTTCCCAGCTGATCATCGGGAACGAGAGAAAGGAGATCGCGGTCCTGAAAAGCAGGGGCGGGAGCGGACTGCAGGTTTTTGGCAGCTATTTTCTGGAGAGCCTGATCCTGGGGCTGACAGCTCTTTTGCTGGGCCCGCCGCTGGGAATGTTTCTTTGCAATATTCTGGGCGCCTCCAATGGATTCCTGGAGTTTGTCCAGAGGACGGCACTGCCCATCCGCCTGTCTCCGAAAGCTTATCTGTATTCCCTGTGGGCGGTTCTTTTGTTCATGCTGACGATGCTGATCCCGGCCTCCTTTGCTTCCAGGACCAATATTGTCCGGTATAATCAGAAAAAAAGCCGGGGAAGCAGACAGCCGTTCTGGAAAAGATTCTATCTGGATATTGTGCTGCTGGGCGTTTCAATATATGGACTGTATACTTATCACATGCGGCAGAATATCCTGCATATGACGGATGTGGAGGCATCTGCCGTCTCGGTGGATCCCCTGCTGTTCGTGATCTCCACTTTGTTCATTCTCGGAGCAGGGCTGGTTTTCCTGAGGATTTATCCGCTTCTGATCCGGTTTGTTTTCTGGTTGGGAAAGAAGAAATGGTCTCCCGTATTCTATGCCTCCTTTATCCAGGTAGGCCGGTCCGGCGGGCAGAACCAGTTTCTGATGCTGTTTCTCATCATGACATTGTCCATCGGGATCTTCAACGCCAATGCAGCCCGAACCATCAATACAAACTATGAAGAACGCATTCGGTATGAAAACGGGGCGGATATCGTGGCGGAGGCCTATTGGCCCAACAATGCCCCTGCAGAGGATCTGGGGCCTTCCATGGGGGAGGAGCCTTCCGCTGATTCCGCGAAGGAAGAACCCATTGAATATCAGGAGCCGCCTTTCGGGCCATTTGAAAATCTGAAGGGAATCCGGGAGGCAACCCGGGTATTTGTAAAGGACGGCGTCCACGTTTCCGGTATGGACAAGGAAGCCAGCCGCGTTCAGCTTATGGGAATACTTCCGGACGAGTTTGGAAGGATTGCGTGGTTCCGAAGCGGTTTGCTCCCTCATCACATCAATGAATATCTGAACTTAATGGCACAGGATCCCCGTGCGGTTCTGCTTTCTTCTTCCTTTCGGGAGAAGTATGAGGTAAAGGAAGGCGATTCCGTATTTCTTACCTGGGGGGATCAGGGGATGATGGAATGTGTCGTTTATGCCTTTGTGGATTACTGGCCAGCGTTTAATCCAAACCAGAGGGATCAGCAGAAGGAAAAGCCCGAGTTTGCGGTGGCCAACTACTCCTATATCCGATCCGGGATGGCATTGGAACCATATCAGATATGGCTGGACAAGGTACCGGATGCCAAAAGTGAAGAGGTGTACAACGATATCAAAAAGAAGGAAATTGAAGTCGTTTCCCTGAAGGATACGGATCAGGCTATTATACAGATGAAAAAGGATCCGATGGTCCGGGGAATCAACGGGGTGCTGACCCTGGGCTTCATCGTAACCATGGTGATCTGCATGACGGGATTTCTTATTTACTGGATTCTGTCCATTCAAAGGCGGGCGCTGAACTTCGGCATTTTCCGCGCCATTGGATTGTCCGGACGCAAAGTCATCGGCATGCTGGCCTGTGAGCAGTTCCTGATTTCCGGCTTGTCCATTGGAATGGGAATTGTCATCGGTTTGGTTTCCAGCGGGTGGTTTGTCCCTCTTCTGCAGATTGCCAACAACACGGCGGAACAGGTACCGCCCTTTCATGTGGTCGCCAGCCCAATGGATTTTATACGGATCTTTGGAGTGGTTTTCCTCATGCTGGCGGTCTGCCTGCTGGTGCTTGGCGTCCTTGTTTCGAGGATCCGCATTGCACAGGTCATAAAACTTGGCGAAGACTGA
- a CDS encoding ABC transporter ATP-binding protein: MLQIIRAENLSREFPSGREVVHALREVHMEVESGALTILRGRSGSGKTTLINLIGALDQPTAGRIWFDGQEITGLSEGKRDELRKNNMGFVFQSIALIPMMSAYENIEFGLRVAGFDPGERKDRVEECLSLVGLQKRMHHRPQELSGGEQQRVAIARAIAHRPKVVFADEPTAELDTNMGLQVIKVFKDLVQQKGLTVVMTTHDPSMVGIADRVYTLEDGRISGRT, from the coding sequence ATGTTGCAGATCATTCGGGCAGAAAATTTGTCCCGGGAGTTTCCATCCGGGCGGGAAGTGGTCCATGCGCTGAGGGAGGTCCATATGGAGGTGGAGTCCGGCGCGCTTACCATTCTGCGCGGCCGTTCCGGTTCCGGAAAAACCACCCTCATCAATCTGATCGGGGCTTTGGATCAGCCGACGGCAGGCCGGATCTGGTTTGACGGACAGGAGATCACAGGGCTTTCTGAGGGAAAGCGGGATGAACTGCGAAAAAATAATATGGGATTTGTGTTTCAATCCATTGCGTTGATTCCCATGATGTCCGCTTATGAAAATATAGAATTTGGCCTGCGGGTTGCGGGGTTTGATCCGGGGGAAAGGAAGGACCGGGTAGAAGAATGCCTTTCCCTGGTGGGCCTTCAGAAGCGAATGCATCACCGGCCCCAGGAGCTGTCCGGCGGGGAACAGCAGCGTGTTGCCATTGCCAGGGCCATTGCCCACCGGCCGAAGGTTGTATTTGCAGATGAACCCACTGCGGAGCTGGATACCAACATGGGGCTGCAGGTGATAAAGGTTTTCAAGGATTTGGTGCAGCAGAAAGGCCTGACTGTTGTCATGACAACTCATGATCCCAGCATGGTCGGGATAGCGGACCGGGTCTATACCCTGGAGGATGGCAGGATTTCGGGCAGGACATAA
- a CDS encoding ATP-binding cassette domain-containing protein — MILCGNLVKIYKAADLEVVALQGLDLTVEDGELMAIIGNSGSGKSTLLNMLGGLDRPSAGTLIVDGRDLLKFDEKELIRYKRETVGFVWQNSARNLIPYLTALENVELPMLLNGRAKRERSLELLDMVGLSQKRNSKLSQLSGGEQQRVAIAIALANNPRLLLADEPTGSVDTRTADQILDVFREFNRAYGVTVVIVTHDRRLSRKVDRVVAIRDGRTSSEFIRRKSYAEEIAEMKQSIGGFETIDEESHEELAVVDRSGRLQIPKEYLEALGLKDKNKIKVELEENRIILMPPDAAGKK; from the coding sequence ATGATTCTTTGCGGGAACCTGGTAAAAATCTATAAGGCTGCAGATCTGGAGGTCGTTGCATTGCAGGGACTGGACCTCACGGTGGAGGACGGGGAACTGATGGCCATTATCGGCAACAGCGGCAGCGGCAAATCCACCCTGCTGAACATGCTGGGCGGACTGGACCGGCCTTCAGCAGGTACCCTGATCGTGGACGGCAGGGATCTCCTGAAATTTGATGAAAAGGAATTAATCCGATACAAAAGGGAAACCGTCGGGTTTGTCTGGCAGAACAGCGCCAGGAATCTGATCCCTTATCTGACAGCATTGGAGAATGTGGAGCTGCCCATGCTTTTGAATGGCAGGGCAAAGCGGGAGCGGTCGCTGGAGCTGCTGGATATGGTCGGCCTCTCCCAGAAGCGGAACAGCAAGCTGAGTCAGCTGTCCGGCGGAGAACAGCAGCGCGTCGCCATTGCCATTGCTCTGGCAAACAATCCCAGACTGCTCCTGGCGGATGAGCCGACCGGCTCCGTCGACACCCGGACCGCAGATCAGATTCTGGATGTCTTTCGGGAATTTAACCGGGCGTATGGCGTGACGGTTGTCATTGTTACCCATGATCGGCGCCTGTCCAGGAAAGTGGATCGGGTGGTGGCTATACGGGATGGAAGGACCAGCAGCGAATTTATCCGCAGGAAATCCTATGCGGAGGAGATTGCAGAGATGAAACAGTCCATTGGCGGTTTTGAGACCATTGATGAGGAATCCCATGAGGAACTGGCGGTAGTGGACCGAAGCGGCAGGCTCCAGATACCGAAGGAATATCTGGAAGCCCTGGGCCTGAAGGATAAGAATAAGATCAAAGTGGAACTGGAAGAAAACCGGATTATCCTGATGCCTCCCGATGCGGCTGGAAAGAAATGA
- a CDS encoding IS30 family transposase: protein MKRQLLHDNTHLSLEDRKIIQVGIENNSTKSSIARTIGKDATTVAKEIRKHRRFKPRNPFNHPIVCTKMRTCPTKPCVKKCVFYEEPICNRRDKSPGACNKCKDSPGCHLDKYYYNAVSADKKYHDDLVETREGVNLTTGECDSIAQILVPLLKKGQSIHQILSAHPEVKQCERTLYNYIESGIFKEYGVDNFSLKEQVNRKQFRQKYKKRKAPANYEGRKYADYLHFLSENPETPTVEMDTVYNSQEGPYIQTFLFPKTAFMIGFLHPHKTSESMAKSIDWLQEKLGAEQFSKLFPVLLTDRGPEFEMHRLFELNPSGNSRLSIFYCDPMQSCQKPHVENNHNYVRDIIPNSYPLSGLTQESIDLMFSHINSAPRKSLGDKTPFEVFCFLYGKDVPKVLNIREIDRDDVVLKPELIFAK, encoded by the coding sequence ATGAAGAGACAACTGCTTCATGACAATACTCATCTATCTTTGGAGGACAGAAAGATCATCCAGGTTGGAATTGAAAACAATTCCACCAAATCATCCATTGCACGGACCATCGGAAAAGATGCCACCACCGTCGCAAAGGAAATCAGGAAGCACCGCAGATTTAAACCCCGCAATCCGTTTAATCATCCCATTGTGTGCACCAAAATGCGCACCTGCCCAACAAAGCCCTGCGTTAAAAAATGCGTCTTCTATGAAGAGCCCATATGTAATCGCCGTGACAAATCTCCGGGAGCCTGCAACAAATGCAAGGACAGCCCCGGATGCCATCTCGATAAGTATTACTACAACGCGGTATCCGCTGATAAGAAATACCACGATGATCTTGTCGAGACCCGCGAGGGCGTCAACCTCACAACCGGAGAGTGTGACTCCATTGCCCAAATTCTTGTTCCCCTGCTTAAGAAAGGGCAGTCCATTCATCAGATCCTTTCCGCGCACCCAGAGGTAAAACAGTGTGAAAGGACATTGTATAATTACATTGAAAGCGGAATCTTCAAAGAGTATGGCGTAGACAACTTTTCCCTCAAGGAACAGGTCAATCGCAAACAGTTCCGGCAAAAATACAAAAAACGTAAGGCCCCGGCGAACTATGAAGGACGGAAATACGCCGATTATCTGCACTTCCTGTCTGAAAATCCGGAAACGCCAACAGTGGAAATGGATACCGTCTACAATAGTCAGGAAGGGCCTTACATTCAGACTTTCCTGTTCCCCAAAACTGCTTTCATGATTGGGTTCCTGCACCCGCATAAAACCAGTGAGAGCATGGCGAAAAGCATCGACTGGCTTCAGGAAAAGCTTGGAGCGGAACAATTCTCCAAACTATTTCCTGTCTTGCTCACAGACCGTGGGCCCGAATTTGAGATGCACCGACTTTTTGAGTTGAATCCATCCGGCAATTCGCGGCTTAGCATATTCTATTGCGACCCTATGCAATCATGCCAAAAGCCACATGTCGAAAACAACCACAACTACGTGCGTGATATCATCCCGAACTCTTATCCCCTCAGCGGTCTAACGCAGGAAAGCATTGATCTTATGTTTTCCCACATTAATTCGGCACCCCGAAAGTCCCTTGGTGATAAAACACCTTTTGAGGTCTTTTGCTTTCTTTACGGTAAGGACGTGCCGAAGGTTCTGAACATAAGAGAAATAGATCGTGATGATGTAGTGCTGAAACCGGAACTTATTTTCGCAAAATAG
- the sdaAB gene encoding L-serine ammonia-lyase, iron-sulfur-dependent subunit beta yields the protein MNAFDIIGPVMIGPSSSHTAGAVRIGNVARNIFGKQPDKAEIRLYNSFSGTGKGHGTDKALIAGILGYAPDDGRIANAYEEAKQVGMKPVVRFLGDNPSFHVNTAELFLQKGKDKMRITGKSVGGGRIVITRIGEYETEYTGDYPCLMTVHRDVPGVVSEVTGYLARMKVNIAFMRLYRTQKGSRVLMMVETDNPIPFEIEGLLSSRPYIEKAAILRGK from the coding sequence ATGAATGCATTTGATATCATCGGCCCGGTGATGATTGGGCCTTCCAGTTCTCATACTGCCGGCGCTGTACGGATTGGGAATGTTGCCCGCAATATATTCGGGAAGCAGCCGGACAAAGCGGAGATTCGTCTTTATAATTCCTTTTCCGGGACAGGAAAGGGCCATGGTACGGATAAGGCATTGATTGCGGGAATCCTGGGTTATGCTCCGGATGACGGCAGAATTGCAAATGCCTATGAAGAGGCAAAGCAAGTGGGAATGAAGCCGGTGGTTCGGTTTTTAGGGGATAATCCTTCATTTCATGTCAATACGGCGGAGCTTTTTTTGCAAAAGGGGAAGGATAAGATGAGGATTACCGGAAAATCCGTTGGGGGCGGACGAATTGTAATCACCCGGATTGGCGAATATGAGACGGAATATACCGGGGATTATCCCTGTCTGATGACCGTTCACAGGGATGTTCCCGGTGTAGTCTCAGAGGTGACCGGTTATCTGGCAAGGATGAAGGTGAATATCGCCTTTATGCGATTGTATCGAACCCAAAAAGGTTCCAGGGTATTGATGATGGTTGAAACGGACAATCCCATTCCTTTTGAAATAGAGGGACTGCTCTCCAGTCGTCCATATATTGAGAAAGCAGCTATTTTACGTGGAAAGTGA
- the sdaAA gene encoding L-serine ammonia-lyase, iron-sulfur-dependent, subunit alpha gives MNRLDEMVQSAERESRTIFALVKEKEALSMGKTEEEIVSAMEERYDVMLHVYKAGIVEEMRSVSGLTGGEGHRLMQYEEQHRGGLYPRAAARAMGIANVNASMGRIVAAPTAGSCGILPATLISLAEQHHKRKEEVVNCLFTASFIGEVIAENASLSGAEGGCQAECGSAAAMAAGAGVELCGGTPGQAADASAFALEAVMGLVCDPVAGLVECPCIKRNAFGAVQALLAIDMALAGIKSVIPADEVITAMGEVGRSMPESLRETAKGGIAATPTGKKIAERLTKSSNPHSRLS, from the coding sequence ATGAATCGTCTTGATGAAATGGTGCAGTCAGCGGAGCGGGAAAGCCGTACAATATTCGCTTTGGTAAAGGAGAAGGAAGCACTTTCCATGGGGAAGACAGAGGAAGAAATTGTTTCTGCCATGGAGGAGCGATATGATGTGATGCTTCATGTATACAAGGCAGGCATTGTGGAAGAAATGAGATCCGTCAGCGGTCTGACGGGTGGGGAAGGACACCGCCTGATGCAGTATGAAGAACAGCACAGGGGTGGGCTTTATCCGAGGGCAGCGGCCCGGGCTATGGGAATTGCCAATGTCAATGCTTCCATGGGAAGGATTGTAGCCGCACCCACTGCCGGTTCCTGCGGGATTCTGCCGGCAACCCTGATCTCCCTGGCAGAACAGCATCATAAAAGGAAGGAAGAAGTGGTGAACTGCCTCTTTACGGCATCCTTTATCGGGGAAGTAATCGCAGAAAACGCCAGCCTGTCCGGTGCGGAGGGAGGATGTCAGGCAGAATGCGGCAGTGCAGCAGCCATGGCTGCCGGGGCTGGTGTGGAGCTGTGCGGCGGGACGCCCGGGCAGGCAGCCGATGCCTCGGCTTTTGCCCTGGAAGCGGTTATGGGCCTGGTTTGTGATCCCGTTGCCGGGCTGGTGGAATGTCCCTGCATCAAGAGAAATGCATTTGGCGCAGTTCAGGCTCTTCTGGCGATTGACATGGCTCTGGCCGGCATAAAAAGCGTCATCCCGGCAGATGAGGTGATCACAGCTATGGGAGAAGTGGGCCGATCCATGCCGGAATCCTTGAGGGAGACAGCAAAGGGAGGCATTGCCGCTACACCGACAGGTAAAAAGATCGCAGAGCGCCTGACGAAATCCAGCAATCCCCATTCCAGGCTATCATAA